From Amaranthus tricolor cultivar Red isolate AtriRed21 chromosome 4, ASM2621246v1, whole genome shotgun sequence:
gtaattataattaaatttagttgATTTTATGAGAATCGAGTTTTGTCTCAGTTAGAGCATATACTACTTTCCTATGATAATATTCTAGGTACGATTCTTGTTTCTACCTCCCCTAGACCTTAGCTTCCTTCCACctatgtacaaaaaaaaaaaataataaaatataaaaattaatcgtTTATGAGAATCGAGTTTTGTTTCATTTGAAACATATATTCtgggtatatttttttattgcctATTTTCCTGGCCTCAACTTTTTTCAACTTATCcgataacaaaaaataaaaaaataaaaaaataaaaaaaattaatcgatTATTATAAAAGGCTCTAGTATAGTAGTTTAAGAGTCACTTTGATAGGGAGTAGGAGAGTATGACACTAATCACATTCCGTTGCGCCTCTTGTTCTTTGTCCTTTGATCGTGTATAAACTTAGAGTACGCATTTACATTTCGCTAGGATTATATTCATAGAAATTGTTCTTGAATATTGTTTTGAGGTGTATGTGCAATCTACTCGAAGAAGTGTTCTTTGTGGCGCTCCTATAGCCTTCAGATCATCTATAATACAAAGAATTGTGGCGAAACAGGTACATACGACCATCTAATTTCTTCTATGCAATTCATTGTTAGGTATTCTTGTGATAGATCTTTGTGACACAATCTTAAAATATATTTGGGACGGATCTCATACACAAGTTTGTGATTcattatatttgattatttagATCTTGAGTAAATGATTTAGTTTAGACAAATAAATCATTACTAGATCCAAAATCTTACAAATGAgagtttatatatatgtatgaaaatgatttagttTCTACaattatctatatatgtatgaatTGCCATCTTTTATTCCTCCCCGGCATATTCTGATTATAGCTTTCTATTAACAAAATACATTGACTAAGAAGATGATTGTATATCATAATATGATCATTTGTTACCCCTTCTTTGTCTAACGTCTATTATCTTTATGCTTTACATTTTAACCATATTTTTTACTTACCCATATTACAAAACTATTTTAACAATCAAGAGAAATTACAATAAAGTTCATTTTCATATAAAGAAACTTCtcattttgtaaataaaaaccATTTAGTCCAAGTTTTCTATTTAAATGCGCTAATTATATACTCTTGAGAGTTTATAAAATAAGAAGTTTTGAGTAATCATGTATGGATGAGTCACAAAATATCATAATGATGAGATGTTCAAATAAAATTGTGAAGCAACGGGTGATATAAATATGTAACCACTCGTAGTAAGTAGCAACTACTCTTCATATTGTGGATTGGCACCATACAAAAATTAATACTCTCCTTCAATTCTTATTTTGTACTGGTTCTAATATGGATGAAATTTAATATGGTGgaaaattaaatagaaaaataaaataaataacaaaataaaaataaataattaagataaaGAGTTGTGActgaaattaagaaaaagagagatTCAGACCATTGTTAAATAAAAAAGAGTGCAAAATTAATAAGAcgtattaaaatataaaataattcaaataaaagttAAAGTGAAATACAACGTAACTCTTGTGCATTCCTTACTTTTTATTAAGGTCCAAAGTACTCTTTACATGCTTTTTTCGGCAAGTGTTGTATGAGACTGTTTTACCGTGAAACAAGCTCATACAAGTAACTCAAAGTTAAACTTACAAGTTAATTAGATAAAAAcagtttttttcattaaattttaaatttaaaattaggcCAGTTCATATTAGGCCGTacggtcttaataaagaatttgtcagCCTTTATATTAATCCAAATATCTAACCCtttattcttattcttcttgGTGAGTAGCtgatcacaacaacaacaagaagaaaaTGGCTGGAAGTTTAGTTGGAGAAGGAGAAGCGAGAGGTCACTTTAGTGGTCGGATAACTGTTGCAGTCGTCATAACATGCATCGTTGCTGCCTCTGGTGGCCTCATTTTTGGCTATGATATTGGCATTTCAGGTACACTTTTAGTCTTATCATCACTCCAATTACCAATAAGATACCGGAAAGGTTTGGGGTTTAATCCCTACTGGCCGCATGTATTAGATAAGGAGTTTCTTAACTTTGTGCATtctctttactccctccttgAAGGGAACAAGTATAGTTTGTCCGTATCTTTCAGAAAAAATCTCCACCCGAACCTTATCTTGTGCGGGATGCTGGGAGTGTCCTTTACCTTTACGTATAATAGAGAGGTTAAAATTAATCCAACTAAAATAATTCATATTTTTaagtattattttcttattgtaatgaaaaaattaacattaataattgaaCTTTTCATTCATCACTTGTAATAATTCCACGtttgaataatattttaataatttaacttttatcaTACATTTGTCCACAACATATTGTATAGGTAATAATATGACGCTGCCAGCAAATTAAgataaatgtttaattattcaCAACGAACTAAAGATAAATATTGGATTAatagaaaataatctaaaagtgaaattatttacaacatacaagtaaaaggttgaattattaatgttaattttttctattttaatatttttccacctatcaaaataatcatataaaagaaaaagaaaaagaaaaagaaaaatattaaaaaaggggtaaaaataattaactattatttaaTGATTGGCAAGTAAtggcatcattatcatcatcatattcggtttatcccgctcatagaaaactatggtcagggtctggggagggaagaaagacgacagcttatacccatagaggagagtgcggtcaaagagtccctcggttCGAGAAAGGTTTTCAAAGAtagagaaacctgcaacttacaaataaataaatggaatacatataaataactaaaaataaagataaaagtaaagaaggaggtaaagagcgataattaaaggcaaCGAACAATAATAAATGATGGGTAAAAAGGACGGGTTTAGTAATTTAAAACGTAGATACGGCACCGACAACCGCTTCTATCCTTGATCGGGTCCTTAGACAGCAAGTAATGTGTGAAAGAATACTGTGCAAACAAagtagacaaaaaaaaaaaaatagtgacCAAATCATAATATCACTATAGTTGCGTTGGTTGTAAATTTCAGTTTGAGTTGCAATCTACTCATTTATCGTTGTTAGTTGTGTTACATGGTTTACACGTAATGGAGATCTATATATAATTTGGATTTTGTTAATAGACGCCTCAAGAACGTttattaataagaataaaataaattttaaatagtagattagaatatattctaaatttatatatatatatatatatatatatatatatatatatatatatatatatatatatatatatatatatatatatatatatatatatatataagtatttgttataatatctgatataatataaaatttgaatttattactaaattacacgttaaaatatattatatacttctttttattctttatatgtgtcctatttatttttggggACACTATTTAATTATcactttttaattatattttattattaatttataagttaaaatatagtcatgtgagatttcatttgattcgttttaatgtaaaatttattaagattaattttttataatttttaattatacataattagatatattaagaataaaataagtgtattggatagaatgtataaattaaatgaaacacttaaaataaataTGAGGGAGTCttattttatcaatttattttgtttactaatTTACTATTTCAGATATACTATAATTCTTGCATTTAGCAACCACTTTTCATTCATTAGACTTTTTGTGTAAAGGAGCACTGCATCTTATTGGTTATGAGCATATCATTATACTAAAGTAGAACATCATTTAATTGAAAGTTAAATGCAATCTAGTTGCAAATACCAACTATTCACTTCCTTGATTGACTCTTAATCATCACTTGTATATTGAAAGTTATActgtattatttttcaaatgttcttctcatttaaaatattttactttaagGAGAGAAAagtttgactatgattttgagagatatataaaacatataatatatccatgtaaaatcttgttagatttgtcttaatgtatcCTTTATACAATAagtatatgataatattttttaaaatcatacATTTTTCTGTCTCGTTGAATTTGCTACATATCCATCATATAGCTCTcacaacaaaaatttaaaggtgTATTTGAATGGAAAGAAATAGAGGGAAGGAAGGGGAGAGTTTAATGGGGATGATAGATCTTTAGATAACAAAATGAGGGTGATGGGATTTGGATGGGGAGTACTTTCTTctctatttcttttccttttcttaccTCCTAAACAAAGAAGAGTTgatttccttttccttccccttcatttttattcttttctctttaaaattgttaaccaaacatagtgtaaatgTTACAAATTCAATGAGACGAAGAGAGTTATACTGTTTAACTCGAATATGTTTGGTTGGACATACAACATGTTCATGGAAAACATTTTTCCATGAAAACTATTCCTATAGCAAATGATAATTAACTCTTAAAGAGCTTTAGAATCTGTGTTATAAATAGTAGTAGTATCTTTGCGGTTcctttggtaggtggtaataaacggtggtaatgagaatgaaaaactagagtaattttggttgaaaaatctttggctatcttgatggccatgcttatccgacttcaatcatctcattttcttcataaaattcattccaatacattaccattgggagatgtggtattaggtggtaatgaaaatttgtaaataaaaaaaactttatgcaTCACCATGGGAAGAAATCCAAATGATACAATGTTTATTAGATTGTTataaattttcctaaataaaaCATCACTTAGTCAACTTGCCTTGTATGAGATCGTATCGCCACAAAACGAGTCCATATAATTatccaaatttcataattaatcactttaaattataaataatcactttaactaCTAAATGTATATGAATCAGCCTAATAAAGATgatttcatttaagaatttgtgttactaAATTATGTTCCTATATGTGTACATCAGGGGGAGTAACCACAATGGTGCCATTCTTAAAGAAGTTTTTCCCATCTGTACTTAAGAAGTCAGGAGATGTCAACACAAATATGTACTGCATGTATCATAGCCAATTGTTGACATCCTTCACATCTTCCCTCTACATTGCTGGTTTAATGGCTTCACTTGTAGCCAGCCGTATTACCTCCAAGTTCGGGCGTAAGTTCACCATGGTGCTTGGTGGCTGGACCTTCCTTCTTGGCTCTGTACTCAATGGTGCTGCCCAAAATGTTGCTATGCTCATCATTGGTCGCATTTTGTTGGGATTTGGAGTTGGGTTTACAAATCAGGTTTGCACTATCTATGTTTTCCATgttctttttatatatttggatCCTGCCAAAATATGTAACATCTCCTACACCACGTATTCGTAATCTGACATGTATAGGGGTGTTAAATAGTTTGGCGTAGACGAGCTGCCATGCCAAgaaaccaaaagcttaagctgatggttgaggcttcAGGATAAGTTATATATCCTAACATGTCCCCGCACACGAGAGTCTATTAGACTCGAAGTGTGGACGCAATACATACCCTCCTCATATACCTAAcgttaaatattccactttaagtAAGGGGAAGTTAAGATTTGAACTCATGACCTCTTGTCATGTTAGCTCTGGTAaaatgtcaagaaaccaactcaactaaaagcttacgCTGATAGTGAAGgccctaggatatgttatacATACACTCTAACAAGACAAACATCCTTTTTTTTATAAGATTACATGGTTGTACTGGGTCTGTTTGACAAATGACTATTAGCTTGAGTTATTGGCTGGTTTGACGAGGTGAAAGTATTGATTGATTAGCTAGCATAAACCAACTATTTAAGCCAACTATTACAAAAGGTGTTTGGTAAAAATAATTGTTAACAATTGTTATTTAATATAGATTAAGTAAATATAAAGCAAAAGATAATAAGAAAAGCTACTCCTAATAGATATTTGGTTATGGCTTAAAAGCTAGCTAAAAAGCTGACTTGAaatcatttatcaaacactaTTTTTGAGCGTTTCACCAACCAAACAacccaaaatcaaaaactaaaagCCAACTAAAACGCCAATAAAAGTCATCTACCAAACACAACCAACAATTATCTAATGGGCAACAATACTTTTATGACACAGGCAACACCAGTATACCTATCAGAAGTAGCACCCTCAAAGTGGAGAGGAGCATTCACAAGTGGGTTTCAGTTCTTTATAGGCATAGGAGTACTTCTAGCCAACTGCATAAACTACGCTGCAGCAAGGAAACCCTGGGGTTGGCGTCTATCCTTAGGCCTTGCAATAGTCCCTGCACTCATAATGACTGTCGGAGCTCTGATCATCCGCGACACTCCTAGCAGTTTGGTTGAACGAGGTAAGCTCGAAGAAGCTGAGAAATCGTTAGTGAAGGCACGAGGTGATAATGTAGATGTGAAAGCTGAATTCGATGAGCTCGTCAGGGCTACACAGCTCGCTCAATCAGCTAACCAAGAGCCGTTTAAGAGCATATTTGAAAGGAAATATAGGCCACATTTAGTGATGGCTATGTCGATCCCTTTCTTTCAGCAGATAACCGGGATTCATGTGATTGCGTTTTATGCACCCGTGTTGTTTCAATCTGTCGGGTTTGGAAGTGATTCGGCTTTGATTGCTGCAATCATTTTGGGTGCGGTTAATATCAGTTCGATTATGGTGTCTACGTTTTTGGTTGATCGATTTGGTCGAAGATTCTTGTTTCTTGAAGGAGGTGTTCAAATGTTTGTTTGTCAGGtaattttatttagaaaaaattatctagaataatctaattttttcatgattttcttacaataatctcacttattgattaattatgaataattccaatttGAGGGTATTTTCCTAAAGTAAATCCGATAACCTaataacttgctatagcaagttttagtttttcaaaaataaaagataaattaaaataaatttttttttaaaaaaaaagttaaaaaatgtaaaaaaaaattctgattttattaattattcaaaattttttatgtaaattgtttaaatttttctcaaattttatattaattttcagtttacttttctGGTAATTACAGTAACAAGTCATCGGTTTATCTAAatttactctagaaaaatacccTAAAGCTGGGATTATTCATGTTAATCAATTGGTAGGactattgtaggaaaatcatgaaattgttagattattataggtaatttttGCCTTTTATTTAACCttagaaaaattgatattaattatcTAACGTTTCACCCATCcgctatgaataatctcaactttagattattttttaataattcaacctttgcccttagtttgctgacaacataacattttattttataataattcaacctttactCTTAGTTTGCTATTAGCATACCCTATTAGTATGCTGACAGCAAACTAAgggaaaggttggattattaaaaaaagaaaaattaatttaaaattgggattattcacgGCGGATGGgtgaaagattggattattaatattaatttttcctttaacctTTTAGCTGAGTTGGTTTTTCGACATATACATATGATCATCGTAAATCCTCACTTACGAGTCCTGTTGCAGATAGCGGTGGCAGTGGTCCTAATAGTGGCAACGGGTGTATCAGGAACGGAGCACATATCGAAAGGAAACGCAGCGTTAGTATTAGTGCTAATGTGCATATACGCAGCTGGTTTCGGTTGGTCATGGGGTCCCTTAAGTTGGCTAGTACCAAGTGAAATCTTCCCACTAAAGATAAGGCCAACAGGACAAAGCATAAGTGTTGCAATGAATTTTGCAATAAGTTTTACACTTTCACAAACATTTTTGACCATGCTTTGCCACTTCAAATATGGTGTGTTCTTCTTCCATGCAGGGTGGATCGCTATAATGACCATATTTGTAGCCCTTTTTGTTCCGGAAACCAAAGGTATTCCTTTGGATTCCATGCATATTGTTTGGAAACAACATTGGTATTGGCACTCATTTGTTAAAGAGGAgctctaagttttttttttttttttttttttttttttttttttttcattttttttagaatttattttgtttaagaatCATGCTTATCAATTCcaaaaagtgttaaaaatacaatactttctcttttcctttttaatatataattttttagtcTGATATGACATTTCtcgattatatatataattttagtcttgaattaaaaatagagagtatttttttctttttattatattcACCATCTTAGTCCTTTTTTATCGCAATATGTGACTTACCATTGGTCACATAAGCATAATATTAGAATTATCTCCGTTATCAATTAAAACTAATGATATTTTTCatatgtaattttaatttttattaaagtaTCAAGATATTATCTTAATGCTATTATAAGCAaggttaatatttgaattttacaCCATTTTGAGGACTTTGTCTATGAATTATGTGTAACTATTATACAAGtacttttcttctttttaaaTACATGGTACATTAAGGTTGCTGACACTATTTATCGttgaagcttattttatatattataactaatgtgtaagaaaaaacaTAGTCGATTGGGATTTTGTTTGCATTgtttaatcgcatactttcatgatattaacttttcataattttatgtGCATAGctcaatatataattaattaaaattatacattaaatt
This genomic window contains:
- the LOC130810901 gene encoding sugar transport protein 5, whose protein sequence is MAGSLVGEGEARGHFSGRITVAVVITCIVAASGGLIFGYDIGISGGVTTMVPFLKKFFPSVLKKSGDVNTNMYCMYHSQLLTSFTSSLYIAGLMASLVASRITSKFGRKFTMVLGGWTFLLGSVLNGAAQNVAMLIIGRILLGFGVGFTNQATPVYLSEVAPSKWRGAFTSGFQFFIGIGVLLANCINYAAARKPWGWRLSLGLAIVPALIMTVGALIIRDTPSSLVERGKLEEAEKSLVKARGDNVDVKAEFDELVRATQLAQSANQEPFKSIFERKYRPHLVMAMSIPFFQQITGIHVIAFYAPVLFQSVGFGSDSALIAAIILGAVNISSIMVSTFLVDRFGRRFLFLEGGVQMFVCQIAVAVVLIVATGVSGTEHISKGNAALVLVLMCIYAAGFGWSWGPLSWLVPSEIFPLKIRPTGQSISVAMNFAISFTLSQTFLTMLCHFKYGVFFFHAGWIAIMTIFVALFVPETKGIPLDSMHIVWKQHWYWHSFVKEEL